In Procambarus clarkii isolate CNS0578487 chromosome 60, FALCON_Pclarkii_2.0, whole genome shotgun sequence, one genomic interval encodes:
- the LOC123766778 gene encoding carboxypeptidase B isoform X1 has translation MFCKFQLILALMFLTVAVLSLVVSCALGDPSIQLWVVDAPKESPAVEKLADVGYIDVWSSNSTHAQILVEPEVMPLVQQLLEESQINYWVEVEDVMSLVQQERQFMKEVKERTRRTRAAQQMDWNTYHNMDDIEGFIGWVNATQGNLVRVLPAATTAEGRRVLVVKLTDPNSPGPKKKIWIEGGIHAREWISPAVSTYILNLLVTDESWRDLLKVTEWYIVPVANPDGYQYTFTSDRARLWRKNRRDNGSPDGRCKGVDLNRNWNLKWGVGASKNPCSETYRGDSPFSEPETRGLQAMMKEVGDIDLFITFHSFGQTILYPWGWTRNPPANVKQLKNLAKKFADTVREMSRGETEYEIGGSGPLYGLASGATDDWAYGALGVPYSYTIELPDQGQYQFLLPESRISSTVVETAAGIKCMIGSLTNTGFCAARRVRRPDIFWFRSS, from the exons ATGTTTCTTACTGTGGCGGTGTTGAGTCTGGTGGTGTCCTGCGCTCTGGGGGACCCAAGCATTCAG CTGTGGGTGGTGGATGCGCCCAAGGAGAGCCCGGCGGTGGAGAAACTGGCGGACGTTGGCTACATCGATGTCTGGAGCAGCAACTCCACCCACGCCCAG ATTCTGGTTGAGCCGGAAGTGATgccgttggtgcagcagttgctgGAGGAGTCCCAGATCAACTACTGGGTAGAGGTGGAGGACGTGATGAGTCTGGTGCAGCAGGAGCGCCAGTTCATGAAGGAGGTGAAGGAGAGAACCAGGCGTACCAGAGCAG CACAACAGATGGACTGGAATACGTACCACAATATGGACGACATCGAAGGGTTCATAGGCTGGGTGAACGCTACACAAGGCAACTTGGTGCGGGTGCTGCCGGCGGCCACCACGGCGGAGGGCAGACGCGTCCTGGTGGTTAAGCTCACGGACCCCAACTCCCCAGGACCCAAGAAGAAGATCTGGATCGAAGGAG GTATCCATGCTCGTGAATGGATCTCTCCAGCCGTCTCCACATACATCTTGAACCTGCTAGTTACGGACGAGTCTTGGAGAGACCTGCTGAAGGTGACGGAGTGGTACATCGTCCCTGTGGCCAACCCGGATGGCTATCAGTACACCTTCACCTCTGACAGAGCCAG ATTATGGAGAAAGAACCGCCGGGACAACGGTTCCCCTGATGGGCGCTGCAAAGGAGTGGACCTGAACCGTAACTGGAACCTGAAATGGGGCGTGGGTGCGTCCAAAAATCCATGTAGTGAAACCTACAGAGGCGACTCTCCCTTCAGTGAACCCGAGACCCGAGGACTTCAGGCCATGATGAAAGAGGTGGGAGACATAGACCTCTTCATCACTTTTCACAGCTTTGGCCAGACAATCCTCTATCCTTGGGGGTGGACTCGCAACCCTCCAGCCAACGTCAAGCAACTCAAGAACCTGGCAAAGAAGTTTGCTGATACTGTGAGAGAAATGTCCCGCGGAGAAACTGAGTATGAGATTGGTGGATCAGGACCATTGTACGGTCTCGCCTCAGGAGCCACCGACGACTGGGCGTATGGGGCATTGGGTGTTCCCTACTCTTATACTATTGAGCTGCCGGATCAGGGGCAATATCAATTCCTGCTGCCGGAGAGTCGTATCAGCAGCACTGTGGTAGAGACAGCTGCAGGTATAAAGTGCATGATCGGCTCTCTCACCAACACTGGGTTCTGTGCCGCACGCAGAGTTAGGCGACCCGACATTTTCTGGTTTAGGAGTTCATAG
- the LOC123766778 gene encoding carboxypeptidase B isoform X2 — protein MFLTVAVLSLVVSCALGDPSIQLWVVDAPKESPAVEKLADVGYIDVWSSNSTHAQILVEPEVMPLVQQLLEESQINYWVEVEDVMSLVQQERQFMKEVKERTRRTRAAQQMDWNTYHNMDDIEGFIGWVNATQGNLVRVLPAATTAEGRRVLVVKLTDPNSPGPKKKIWIEGGIHAREWISPAVSTYILNLLVTDESWRDLLKVTEWYIVPVANPDGYQYTFTSDRARLWRKNRRDNGSPDGRCKGVDLNRNWNLKWGVGASKNPCSETYRGDSPFSEPETRGLQAMMKEVGDIDLFITFHSFGQTILYPWGWTRNPPANVKQLKNLAKKFADTVREMSRGETEYEIGGSGPLYGLASGATDDWAYGALGVPYSYTIELPDQGQYQFLLPESRISSTVVETAAGIKCMIGSLTNTGFCAARRVRRPDIFWFRSS, from the exons ATGTTTCTTACTGTGGCGGTGTTGAGTCTGGTGGTGTCCTGCGCTCTGGGGGACCCAAGCATTCAG CTGTGGGTGGTGGATGCGCCCAAGGAGAGCCCGGCGGTGGAGAAACTGGCGGACGTTGGCTACATCGATGTCTGGAGCAGCAACTCCACCCACGCCCAG ATTCTGGTTGAGCCGGAAGTGATgccgttggtgcagcagttgctgGAGGAGTCCCAGATCAACTACTGGGTAGAGGTGGAGGACGTGATGAGTCTGGTGCAGCAGGAGCGCCAGTTCATGAAGGAGGTGAAGGAGAGAACCAGGCGTACCAGAGCAG CACAACAGATGGACTGGAATACGTACCACAATATGGACGACATCGAAGGGTTCATAGGCTGGGTGAACGCTACACAAGGCAACTTGGTGCGGGTGCTGCCGGCGGCCACCACGGCGGAGGGCAGACGCGTCCTGGTGGTTAAGCTCACGGACCCCAACTCCCCAGGACCCAAGAAGAAGATCTGGATCGAAGGAG GTATCCATGCTCGTGAATGGATCTCTCCAGCCGTCTCCACATACATCTTGAACCTGCTAGTTACGGACGAGTCTTGGAGAGACCTGCTGAAGGTGACGGAGTGGTACATCGTCCCTGTGGCCAACCCGGATGGCTATCAGTACACCTTCACCTCTGACAGAGCCAG ATTATGGAGAAAGAACCGCCGGGACAACGGTTCCCCTGATGGGCGCTGCAAAGGAGTGGACCTGAACCGTAACTGGAACCTGAAATGGGGCGTGGGTGCGTCCAAAAATCCATGTAGTGAAACCTACAGAGGCGACTCTCCCTTCAGTGAACCCGAGACCCGAGGACTTCAGGCCATGATGAAAGAGGTGGGAGACATAGACCTCTTCATCACTTTTCACAGCTTTGGCCAGACAATCCTCTATCCTTGGGGGTGGACTCGCAACCCTCCAGCCAACGTCAAGCAACTCAAGAACCTGGCAAAGAAGTTTGCTGATACTGTGAGAGAAATGTCCCGCGGAGAAACTGAGTATGAGATTGGTGGATCAGGACCATTGTACGGTCTCGCCTCAGGAGCCACCGACGACTGGGCGTATGGGGCATTGGGTGTTCCCTACTCTTATACTATTGAGCTGCCGGATCAGGGGCAATATCAATTCCTGCTGCCGGAGAGTCGTATCAGCAGCACTGTGGTAGAGACAGCTGCAGGTATAAAGTGCATGATCGGCTCTCTCACCAACACTGGGTTCTGTGCCGCACGCAGAGTTAGGCGACCCGACATTTTCTGGTTTAGGAGTTCATAG
- the LOC123766968 gene encoding carboxypeptidase B-like — MWGVDVPRRHPVLRGLDHLDIWGDDATHTNILVEPEVMPLVQQLLEESQINYWVEVEDVMSLVQQERQFMKEVKKRTRRTRAEHPMDWDVYHDLKDIDEFLRWLKRVGGDMVQVVSVATTEEGRQVLVVMLTDPSSPLPKKKVWLEAGIHAREWISPAVATYILNLFATDKSWRDLLQVTEWYVVPVANPDGYQYTFTTDRARLWRKNRANNHSDCIGVDLNRNWNTHWGVGASANPCSETYKGLFPFSEPETQGLQAMMKATDIDLFISLHSYGQSVLYPYGWTKNSPANVKQLQHLATMFVNAVRATSHEQINYNMGGAAQLYGLASGATDDWVYEALNVSLSYTIELPDRGRYGFMLSEKHISSTAVETAEGLKCMVGYITGTEHQCANNKKVSWYSALYSLFW; from the exons ATGTGGGGCGTGGATGTTCCCAGGCGGCACCCGGTGCTCAGAGGACTGGACCACCTTGATATTTGGGGTGACGACGCCACCCACACCAAC ATTCTGGTTGAGCCGGAAGTGATgccgttggtgcagcagttgctgGAGGAGTCCCAGATCAACTactgggtggaggtggaggacGTGATGAGTCTGGTGCAGCAGGAGCGCCAGTTCATGAAGGAGGTGAAGAAGAGAACCAGGCGTACCAGAGCAG AGCATCCGATGGACTGGGATGTTTACCACGACTTAAAGGACATCGATGAGTTCCTGCGATGGTTGAAGAGAGTTGGAGGCGACATGGTGCAGGTGGTATCAGTTGCCACCACGGAGGAGGGCCGTCAGGTCCTCGTGGTAATGCTTACAGACCCGAGCTCCCCACTACCCAAGAAGAAGGTCTGGCTGGAAGCGG GTATCCATGCTCGCGAATGGATCTCTCCAGCCGTCGCCACATACATTCTGAACCTGTTCGCTACGGACAAGTCTTGGAGAGACCTGCTACAGGTGACGGAGTGGTACGTCGTCCCTGTGGCCAACCCGGACGGTTATCAGTATACCTTCACCACTGATAGAGCCAG GCTCTGGAGAAAGAACCGCGCAAACAATCATTCGGACTGCATAGGAGTGGATCTGAATCGTAACTGGAACACACACTGGGGCGTCGGTGCGTCAGCCAACCCTTGCAGTGAAACCTACAAAGGCCTCTTTCCTTTCAGTGAACCCGAGACCCAAGGCCTCCAGGCCATGATGAAAGCAACTGACATTGATCTCTTTATTAGTCTCCACAGTTACGGCCAGTCTGTTCTATATCCTTATGGATGGACGAAGAACAGCCCAGCCAACGTTAAGCAACTCCAGCACCTGGCTACGATGTTCGTCAATGCTGTGCGCGCTACGTCTCATGAacaaattaattataatatgGGAGGCGCAGCACAACTGTACGGCCTGGCCTCAGGAGCCACAGATGACTGGGTGTATGAGGCGCTCAATGTTTCCTTATCTTATACTATTGAGTTGCCTGACAGAGGGAGATACGGATTCATGCTTTCGGAGAAGCACATCAGTAGTACTGCGGTGGAGACAGCGGAGGGTCTCAAGTGTATGGTGGGCTACATCACCGGCACTGAACACCAATGTGCCAATAATAAAAAAGTATCATGGTATAGTGCATTGTACTCTTTGTTTTGGTAG